DNA from Daphnia pulicaria isolate SC F1-1A chromosome 3, SC_F0-13Bv2, whole genome shotgun sequence:
GGTGTTGCCGTTATTCTTGGCGAATataaaaaagaggggaaaaactTTATAAATATTGACtttaaattctaaaaataacGTAGAATAAggataattattttgaaatactccaataaatcaatattatccaattttttattgtgaTTTGCAACTGCGTTAAaatgccaccaggtgtcagcTAACTCAGCTGTTTATCATTCGCTGTTCAGTCACATTTTGCTTTTGAACTGATACGATACCAGACATACCAGATACAATATTTCATTTATACGATTTCATTTATACGACCACAAACTGATACTTGGATGAAAATGTCTTCTGAATCTGATTTTAATTCTGATTTCAATGAGAGCGTAGAAAATGACGTTGCAGgcaaaagattgaaaaaagcCAAGGCACaaaggaagaaagagattcagaaacttaaaaatttgCAAGGAAGaacaattaagaaaaaaaaggaagaaactaaaaagagaTTAACAGCTTTCAAAGTAAGTCTAAAGTCAATAATATCAGGGTTTTACACAACCTTCTTTACACATTTTTCTGTCGCAGGAAGTTTTCAAAGGTGCCAAGGAGAAGGAAACCAGGAACGAGCCATGGGATGTTCTAGAGTACCAAAACTACTGGAATGGTCTAACGGAGAGGGAACAAAATAACATGGATAGAGCTAAATCCCACTTGATTGAGAACATTAATAGCAAGATAACCGAAGCAGCAACAAAGTATAATGCTTCAATGCTCCTTTTGGCCAGACTTCCTAATGGAACACAGCACACCAAGTTTATTTTGGCAAGCGAAGGTGGTATTGACTACTGCAAAGAGGAAGATGGTACGCTCACTCAACATTTATGGGAACGTCACTGGGACAAGGTTCAAGGAAGATctataaaattaaatgtacttcatctatttgacatttatttttaacaggAATAAGGATCAAACTTTGTAAAAAAGAGGAAGTGTGGCTctcaagaaaaagtaaaaagaacaaaataggTACAtgacaattatttatttcttttgattctgtCATCGGTTCCaacactaaatatttcaaccattttgtttaggaaatatgaaaaagggaaaaacggacaaagttttgaataaaaagaaacctaCAAgtgaaacagaagaagacTGTAATCTAGGAGAGGATGGCGGGCGATCAGACGAAAGCGATGTTGATAAaagtattcaaattttttttctctcgctgAGGTTGATACCGAAACTAATGTTTGGTTTTAATTcaatagaaaagaagaggaagaaggaaaaaaaaggttgtctcgagaaataaaaggaaaaggaaagaaaaaaggtgaaataaaAGGGACAGGAAATGGAGAGGCAAGAGTGGAAGACTCCTTAGAACAGCATCCAGGATCCCCTCCTGCTCGTTCTCCGTCAATGTCTCCTCCCCCATCCAATCATCCCTTTCCTCTCATGGCCACACCTTCTACTTCATCATCACCTCCTGTGACGACAAATTTTCAGCTTGTCCTTTCAGATGACAACGAATCATCTGGGTATTTTACATTGAAACCTGCATCACCATCCATTGACAAAAAATTGTCAATGGAATGTCAAgtgattgttgaaaaattgccACCATCATCCAGAGGCAAAGGTAGAAGAACCGGaacaaaaactgaaaaattgccACCATCATCCAGAGGCAAAGGTAGAAGAACCGGAACAAAAACTGAAGACAAAGCTAGTTCTCAAATTTCTCctataacaaaaaagaacaaacttaAAACTTCTGACGTGTATTCTAGCAGCGATTAAGGAATACAGctgaacaaatgaaaatgattctagtcgtattcaattttatttcacatAAAAATAGTACATAttcaatgaaaacaaatcCCAACAGTTTCGTTTCTTTAATATGTTTTATGGAGCTAtcccttaaagtttttttttcagtttgtgACTAGCTATGTCTTAAgtacaaatatttttaattttatctttAGATGTGCTTGagaaggaggcaatgtaataaaaataaggaaaacttaagacatgtctttgtctgaaattgtttatgtcacccataccattaaaacagaaatttttttagaaaattatgaaagggaatataaacgtttggacgtttatgctgtgaattgaaaagggataaaataaatgtataacaaatatatggaggcaatgtaataaaaataaggaaaacttaagacatgtctttgtctgttacatgaaaaagtttcagacaaaGGCTTGTCTTAAGTTGGAGAGGACATGTTGTTCTGTACTTATTCCAAAAATAAGTTGGCTTTCTGTACTTATTCCTGAAATTTAAGTAACGATTCTTTACTTGTCTTTAAGTATATAACATATTTACCTAAGAGTATATATTTTACTTATGCAGTAACTATTATTACTTAGCTAAGTAATTAAAATTCGTTACTTATTGTTTACTTAGTAAACCGTTACTTCCTTAGTTGGCCTAAGTaaataggggagagtggggcgactggctcacttttttttctcttagctcCCATTCCCTTATTTTCCAACGTATCTAGATCCactaaatcttaaaagatagaaaattcttcctgctttaaatggtgattttttcaatccgatctaaataaattaagactAGGTTATtgccgatttaaaaaaaaaaaaaaagagcaaaccCGCCCAAAATACGGGGTCACTTGCTCACACCGCCAGGGTGTTTCGGCCCCTGTATTTCTTACGGAAAAACCGTTGACTAACAGTAgaaacttaaaatttaaaaaataaaccaataaTGCAACCCACCAACGGAATATCAATGAAAAAGCTTAAATAAGTATGATAGTTgactaaaaacacgaaaaaagtcgaacacaaataattttactgcTTTCATATGCAATTTTATGTAAGCCAAAAAGCCCCGACGCTCTGTGGCCGATGCGCCCCCAACAAAGGGGTCTTAGTATATTATTGAATATCTCTTATTTAAACtattgtaaatataaaacaaactaaacagGCTTAAAAAGGAGATAACGTAGAgtatttt
Protein-coding regions in this window:
- the LOC124328466 gene encoding uncharacterized protein LOC124328466, with protein sequence MKMSSESDFNSDFNESVENDVAGKRLKKAKAQRKKEIQKLKNLQGRTIKKKKEETKKRLTAFKEVFKGAKEKETRNEPWDVLEYQNYWNGLTEREQNNMDRAKSHLIENINSKITEAATKYNASMLLLARLPNGTQHTKFILASEGGIDYCKEEDGTLTQHLWERHWDKVQGRSIKLNVLHLFDIYF